The following DNA comes from Rubidibacter lacunae KORDI 51-2.
CGCCTTATCCGCCTCCGTATACACTGGGTGGCGAGCTAAATAGGAGCTGCATATGAATGTATTCGGCATCGGTCTGCCGGAAATGGTTCTGATTCTGGCAATCGCGCTGCTAGTGTTCGGTCCAAAAAAACTACCGGAGATTGGGCGCAGCCTTGGCAAGGCTATCCGCGGCTTCCAGGATGCTTCAAAGGAATTCGAGAACGAGTTCAAGCGCGAGAGCCAAGAACTCGAGGAGGCGGTCAAAATGAGCGCACGTCTGGAAGCAAGTGAAGCGACATCAGTTTCACCCGAACCCAATACGCCTGAGACGTCGGTCGAGCGTTCCGGTACCGAAAATGAGGTGAGCTAAGCATGCCGCCGCGGCAGCACCCTCAGTCAAGGTTTAAGACGCACGATCTATGAATGGAGATCCTTCAGGGTAGTTGCGAGCTAGCTGAATGCTCCGAAACGTTCGGGCTACACTGACTTTAGAGATTGCGTGCGTTGGCGTTGGCAAGGGTAGCTAGTTAGCGCGCGGACAGCAGATGCGGAGGTAGGCATGAGCGAGCAGCAGAGTCCCTTCGAGCAGCTTGGGGTTACCGAGGACGCATCCTTTGAGGAAATCCAGGATGCAAAGCGCCGTCTCAATCAAGAGCACAGCGGCGATAGCAAAGTTATCGAAACTGTTGAGGCGGCCTATGACGCCATTATTATGGAACGCCTGCGCTTGCGTCAGGAAGGCAAGATCAAAGTACCCGAGCGCATCCGCTTCCCCGAACGTACAGTCGAGCCGCCTCCGACGTCTCCCCTCGAACACAGCAATAGCTCCCCGCCATGGCTGCAAGGTTTGCTAGATACACCGTCACGTGCGGACTTACTGCTGTCCTCAGGCATTTTTATCGGTTTGGTCCTACTTACGTTACTCGTGCCTAACTCAGAGGCGCGATCGCTTTCGCTTCTGTTGCCGCTGGGATTTGGCGCATGTGGTTTCCTGCTAACGCGTAAAGAGCGACGTTTTGGGAGATCGCTACTACTATCGGGTATCGCCCTTGCCGTTGGCATTGGTTTGGGAGCCGTTTTGTCCCCAATTGCAGGTCGGGGTATGGAAGAAGCGCACTTCATCTCGCTAGTATCGTTTTTCTTTCTGTGGTTGGTTAGTAGCTTTATGCGCTAGTGGCTAGGGGTTTGAGCCTGCTGCGCTGGAGCTGCTCGCGTTCGATAGCCTCGAAGAGAGCCTGGAAATTTCCCTCGCCGAAGCCTCGGGCACTCGCACGGCGTTCGATGAGTTCGAAAAAAAACGTCGACTGCCCGAACACCGGTTGCGTGAAGATCTGAAACAGTAAGGGTGCTTCGTGCCCGACCCCGACATTGAGGTCGGCGTCGATGCTGCGGTCTACAAGGATGCGCGCGCGCGCGACCGCCTCGCATTCAATTGCCTGCAAAGAGTAGGGCTGCAGGCGCGTATTGAGCTCGGCATAGTAGCTTCCGG
Coding sequences within:
- a CDS encoding TatA/E family twin arginine-targeting protein translocase; translated protein: MNVFGIGLPEMVLILAIALLVFGPKKLPEIGRSLGKAIRGFQDASKEFENEFKRESQELEEAVKMSARLEASEATSVSPEPNTPETSVERSGTENEVS
- a CDS encoding CPP1-like family protein, giving the protein MSEQQSPFEQLGVTEDASFEEIQDAKRRLNQEHSGDSKVIETVEAAYDAIIMERLRLRQEGKIKVPERIRFPERTVEPPPTSPLEHSNSSPPWLQGLLDTPSRADLLLSSGIFIGLVLLTLLVPNSEARSLSLLLPLGFGACGFLLTRKERRFGRSLLLSGIALAVGIGLGAVLSPIAGRGMEEAHFISLVSFFFLWLVSSFMR